The genomic region AGAACACAGTGGATTCTACCCAACTCATTTCAAAGCAATCACTTTGCTGCAAACCCAATTCAGGAAAACTCTGATTCATCAAAGAAAGAAGTTTCTCACTATCTCCCAAATAATGACAAATGAATGACACTTGCATAGCCAACTTACCTGAAGTACTATTTTGCTTCACTTGAAGCATTGCCCTAATGAAGATCTCTTTAGGCAGCTTAGGCGCTACGTATTGCCACCGATGAACAGTATCGATAGCGCCCTGTTCCAAAGTCCTTAAAACATTGAATACAGTCACTCTGGTTGGAACTGGAACCAATTTGATCTTCCAAGACACAACGACTCCAAAGCTTGCTCCACCACCTCTAATGGCCCAGAAAAGATCTTCTCCCATTGATTTTCTATCAAGCATTGTACCGTTCGCATTGACTAGCTTAGCGTCTACAACGTTATCGACTGTAAGTCCATATTTTCTCATCAAAGGGCCATAACCACCACCACTAAGATGGCCACCAATACCAACAGTGGGGCAAACTCCAGCAGGAAATCCATGCACATTGCTTTTGTTTCCAATATTGAAATAAAGCTCACCAAGAGTAGCCCCAGATTCTACCCAAGCACTCTCGTCCGTGACATTAATATCGATGGATCTAAGATTAGACATGTCAAGCATGACAAAGGGTGTGACACTTGATACGTACGATAGACCCTCAAAATCATGGCCACCGCTTCGGATTCTTATTTGAAATCCATGTTGTTGTGCACAAATGACAGTCGATTGGACATGGGATTCATGCTTGGCTGCTACAATCGCCAAAGGTTTCGGTGTTGTGGGTGTGGAATATCTGCGGTTTCTAATGTATGCCAAGAGAGCAGGTTGAAAAGAGGTGTTTTGGTACGTGTAAATGGCTTCAGAGATTGGGGAGGTGGAGTAGTGAGAATGATTTGTAAGGCAGTGGAGGAAGTCAGTTGTGCGAATTGGATCTGAAGTTGTACATGGTACTGAAAACGAAAGGACTGATAGAATAACGAGCACTAGAACCTTCATTGTATTTGGATGTTCAAGAATCTGGAGTACTAGCGCAGTGCATGTTTGGTCGTGTTTATAACAATTTCAATTTGTCATTCCAAATTGGTACGAAATTTCTTTTCTTTTTCGAGATAATCAATTTATGATACATTTCTTCCAAAAAAAATAAAATTATGATACATTGTTAATGCATTTTAGGAAGTTGATAAACATTTGTTAATGGTATAAATGCTTTTAAAGTAATGATGTAGAAACGGTGTATGCATCTCAACCACATGGTGCATGTATGAATAAATTATTTCTAAATGTTTAGGTATATTATTGTTAAAATTGAAATTTATCAATTTTTGAGGTAAATTGATGCTCCAACAGAGAGGATAAATCATTGCTAAATTAGATAATTTCTAAATAAAATTGACAAATTTGTCAATTTTTGATGCATAACTGTTAAAATATAATAAATAGCAATTACTGATGGAGCAACATTGTTAAATCGATACCTAAATTTCAAAATTATAGTTAAATATAACAATTTTGGAGCTCATATTGATAACCTCAAAAATTATTACGTTTAATTTTTTTTTCTTTTTTGGGAATAGCAATAATGTTGGAGATGTTCTTAAAAAGTTTGTAATCCTTAATGTATAATAACATATCTGAAATTTTGGTAAGCACACAAGTTTGCCGCAAAACCTTTACTACTATTCTTGTTTCATTTGCTACAGGCATGGAAATTAATCCAATCATCTAAGTTTGTTTATTTCGACTATATGTGTTTCCGTATGGTCACCGGGGGTGAAGCTATATAAAATCCAAGAAGAGCGCTCCACCCAGGGACGGAGCCAGGAATTCGAAATACCCTGGGCTAAATTTACCATATAATTTCTTTTTGTTATAAACGCCAATCAATTATTTTTCTTTTACCATAATTTTTTATCGGTTGGTGTATAAATTTAAATAATATAGTATCTGTAGAAATTTGTCATGACTTTTCAATTAAAAATGAGAAAAACTTTGTCATTTATTTCAATCCATTCAAGTCCATTAATAAGCAATAGTGGGACAGTAAAGAAAATTAAATAAAATAAAACAAATTTACTAAAAATAAAAAAATAAAACATCAAAGTAAAAGATATTGTGGGTTATTACCAAGCTAGTGAAATTAAAAAAGCAAAGAAAAAAGTCAAAAAACACAAGTCCATAGCAACGAGACAGAAAGATTGGCTGAGCAAGTTATAGAATATTTTAATAAAAATATAGTTTACACATGTAAAAAGTTGATTGGGTAAGAATTGTTCTCTGAGCTACAGCCCATGTAGCCTATAACTAAGATCCGTCTCTGGCTCCACCTCCAAAGTCCACAACCTATTAACAAATTAAAGAACATGACGTTTTGGAGAGAGAGAGAGAGAGAGAGAGAGAGAGAGAGAGAGAGAGAGAGAGAGAGAGAGAGAGAGAGAGAGAGAGAGAGAGAGAGAGAGNNNNNNNNNNNNNNNNNNNNGAGAGAGAGAGAGAGCAAACTGGCCGACTTTTGACCCTTTGATACTTAAGTCAACTACATGAGAGTAGAAGTTTATCATAATGGATAAGGTAGACATGTACTTATAGGGCTAGGGTTCTCGTCACCCCTAAATTACAGTATTTCTCTTGAATGAAGAGTGTGGGGCTCTTAGGCAAGGCCCAAGCCCCTCTTAGGTGGTAGCCCCTTTTAGGTGGTCAAATGTGTCTTCTTAGACGAGGCCTCTGACATACGACTACTTGATAGTTAGCATGTGCGTCCTGATGATTGTGTGAGACGAGTAGGCCCGATGTTTATCCCCCACATAGGCAATGGCGTAGCTACACACGGGCTCTGAGCCTACCTCAAATTTTGAAAAAAAAACATTCATTTCTAGCTAAATTTTAGTTCAAAAGGCTAAAAAAATAAAATTCAGCCCACCCCAATTATATAAATTTAGCCCATATGTTATTAACTTAGTCCGTTTCTAACATAAATTAGTACACATTTATTAAAAGAAAAATTTCTAGCTCATCTCATTATAAAATCCTGACTCGGCCATTGTGGGGTGGTGGGGGTGTAACCAATATGTTGTTCAATAATAAAATAAAGCTCACTTGTTTTGGCCGCATTGTATGTTGGTCTAGTTGTATCGAGGCGTTCTTCAGTCATTCGGTCTACTACTGAGGTCATGTGTTTAATTCATTAATTATTTAATTCATAAGTTCTATTGGGTAATTACGAAAAGAATTTTCGTGTTAAATACTGAATATAAGCACATTTTTAGCGAAAATTCTTCTATGCACCAAGGTGTGCAAGAGAACCGATCGAGCAACTAATATGCATTATTTTAATCCGGTCATCCACGTCGCATTATCATGCATATATATATATATAGATATTAATACCATTAACAAAACTGAAACCCAAAAAAATAATTCTAAGTGTTTTTAACACAGGAGGTGAGAACCCGAGGTCGAAGAAGAGGTACTCTTGTTATAGGCGTTTAATTTGATCAGATCAAAAATGAAAATGAAATGAAGGAATTTAGTGTCTCTAGTCTTCATTCAATCTTCGCATACGACGATTTAAAGACTTATACATTAATGGTGCATGTACATATTGATGCGTACGCTCCGTATTTTTAGGGTGACATGATCAAGTATTATATCTGTAGCTATAAAGCTTCTTACATAATTACAAGATATCGAGTGGGGTAGTTGTGCCACTTGTAACGCCCACACTTCTTACATAATTACCTACATGTAACCGTTTTTATTGTCCCTACTCAGTGAGAGGACATGGATAATCGCCTTGACGGAAAACGAACAGCAAGTTGGGAGTACGGATAATTAGCAGCATACTACTTCATTAAATTAATTAGTAATTAAAATAAAAACAATATTCTATTCTCTGAACACTAATTAGTTAGTACTTAAGCTTTGTCCTAATCGCATCCATGCATTTAATTTATCATCATCACTTGTTTTAGCACCATATTAAGGCTTGGGGAACAAGTTACAATTTCTTCATTCTAAAGCCGGCAACCAATGCCCCGATAAACGACAACAGTAACTATATGCTTTTAAAGTAACGAACAATAAGTTATGAGATACACAATATAAATATAAACTGTCGTTATGTTCACTCTTGAACTAACGACCGAGTCCCTCAGCCCAAAATCAATTCTAGCTTTCCAAATCTGCTAGCAGGTTATAATAATTTCGGCGGAAAGATCAGCATCATAATTACTCGAGATAAACATGTAACGATTTTAGTTGCACGGTGAAATTGACTGTCACACACCACGGGAAAAACAAAAGGATATTCCGGTTAGTTAGAGCAAGGTGAAATAGACAATCACACACCTCGGGAAAAGCAAAACGAGGTTTTGTCAGCTTGTAATTTCTCTATAAAAACCAAAAAGGATTCCCTTCCTCTATTCACTCTCACACTGCCTCTGACCAGGTACTCTCTCTCTCTCTCATTCTCAGAAGTAAAAACCGAATCTTGCTCCACAAGTTTCTTTCTTGCTTGATTCTTTACTGCATTTGAGCTATGATCTTTGCTTGAAGCTTAATATTTAGTGAGATTTGCACCATTCCTCTTGTGTTTCGTTTAATTTTCTGGATTCTTGGTTCAATTTCAGGAATTCCAAGAGAAATTTACAGAGGAATAATCTAGGTAGGAGCCTCTATCTCTCTCTCTCTCTCTCTCATCATTCTTTCTTGGCATTTCTGAATCTTGGTTTGGTTTGATTTCTTATATAAACCTTGTTCTTTTCACTAATTAACATTGGGATTTGTACTGAAAATTTTCAGGAGAAAAACAAGAATCCAACGTCTCTGCAGAAATTCTGGTACGAGTAACTCTATTTTCTAAAATGCAGCTTAATTTTCTTCAAGATTATTATACTGTGATGGATATCTGCATGTATTCTTTGGCAATTTTAGTACACAGATGATGGTCTTGTATGATACTGGAGTTTTGCTTCAAGTTGCTTTTCACGTTCAGTTTTATTGTTTGAGATTATATTTCAATGGATAGACTTGAGTTCTTGATGTGCATTAAGCTAGTGATTCTTTGTGAGATGGGTATGAATCTCTCTTTTTCTTTGTCAGTGTCTTCCGTTTTTGGGTGTGAATTGAACTATTCCCTTTTCAAGTTTGAAGACTGATCAGTGTTCTTCTTTCTTTCTTTCTTTCATGGGTCTCTGTTTCAAGAAAGTAATAATGGACGACATAGGTGATGATGATAATCAACTTCAAGGGAAGGAGCTATATATGCACCAGTTTAAGCAGGATTTCACCCCACGCTTGAATGAGATTTTGTCTTTTGATGATCCCCACAGGATTACACCCGTGGTTACAGAGGAGAAGTTAATACAGGTTCTGGAGAAATTAACCACGACGGCAATCCGGTATGGCAGAACTTACATTGCCGAAGATGAACCCAGGTATACTGATGTAGGTCGATTTCTTGGGTACAGTGAGCCCTATATTGGCCAGCAGAGGTGCTTCATGCAGTTGCTCAGAGAGTGTGATCGAGACTCGCCAGAGGGTAGGAAATTGTATAACATAGAAGCCCAAGCAACTCTTGTTGGTAGAAAGGTCTCAAAGTATCTTACACAGATGATGGTGGTGATGAACATAGAGAACAAAAAGGACATGATGAAGAAGTTCAGAGATACTCTGCAAATGTTTCCATTCTTAGTGGATGCTTTTGAATGGCCGGGGAGAAATGAGCATTTTGGAGTAGTGTTTAACAGGATCAACGTTCTTATGAAACACGCACACAAAGAACTCATCCTACAGGTTAACAACAGATCAGAAATGCCAGCTGGGAGTCTAGGATATACAAACAGTTTGAAAAATTTAGACAAGAAAGAAGACCTTGATGATTTTCTTGATGACCGCCTTGAGGAGATTGAACAAGTTATTTCAAAGCTGGAGTCTCTTTTGAGCTTTCCAATCCTGCCCGGTCCCCAAACGTTACTCTCTATAAATATAAGATCAGTAAAATGGCTGCATTGGATGCTTAGGGAGTTGGAAACAGAGGTTGACAAGAATATTAGAAACGGGGTAAGAGAACTGATGTCGAAGTATAAAAGGCATGAGTATTTCAATGATGCTGAGGCATTTCTCAAGAGAATGTTTTCACCGAGGGATGAAATGTGGACGAAACTGGAAAGTGAGGTGAAAGTGGGGAGGGGATGCCTATCCAGAGGCCGAATCAGACTCCAAGTCAGAGGAACTATCATTGAAGTGATTCAACAGAACCGGAAAAGCGCGCTGATTCAGGTAGTAGGAATCAACAGTAGGATGGAAGCTGAGTGGTATGTTGGAAAGCGCGTTTCCTACTTCTACAGGGATAATGTGAAGAACAACGGAAGCCACTACCGCTGCATCTGGGGAAAGGTTACTAGGCCTCATGATGACAGTGGCATTCTTTGTGCCGAGTTCGACTCCAATTTGTTCCCCAGGGTACTGTTTTAACTATACTGAACCAAAAAAAAAAAAAATTTTACTTTGTCTTTTGTTTGAGACTTTGAGTCAGGTTGTCTTATGGATCCATTTCCTCTGTTCATTTGCAGAACTGCTTGTATCAGCTGAGGGTATACATGTATCGTGCCAGGATCGACGAGGTAATATTATTTGAGAAATTTATAGTTCTACTTGTTTTTATGTGGTATTATGGTGTTTGCATGTTGTCTATTTTGCCTCGTATGCTCAATGTGTGTACTTTATCTGGGGAGTTTAAAGTTAGGCCTATATATTTGTTAGCTCCACGTATATTCAAATTTGTTCTGTCATCTTCTAACCTTCTTCATAATGGTTTCTCATGATCATTTAGCCAATAATACTCTGCTTTTCCAATCTTGGAGAACAAAATTGCATTCTGAAATATATAGATGCATATATTCTCTATACTAAATAGTCCTACTCCTTACTGCCTTCGCTTCTGTTTTGTCAGTTTCTAATTCTGCTTGTTTTGCATTTTTATTTGCAGTATGGTGAAATCATCTACGGAGACTGATCTTGCAGTTCCCCAGGACCT from Fragaria vesca subsp. vesca linkage group LG3, FraVesHawaii_1.0, whole genome shotgun sequence harbors:
- the LOC101295690 gene encoding reticuline oxidase-like protein-like codes for the protein MKVLVLVILSVLSFSVPCTTSDPIRTTDFLHCLTNHSHYSTSPISEAIYTYQNTSFQPALLAYIRNRRYSTPTTPKPLAIVAAKHESHVQSTVICAQQHGFQIRIRSGGHDFEGLSYVSSVTPFVMLDMSNLRSIDINVTDESAWVESGATLGELYFNIGNKSNVHGFPAGVCPTVGIGGHLSGGGYGPLMRKYGLTVDNVVDAKLVNANGTMLDRKSMGEDLFWAIRGGGASFGVVVSWKIKLVPVPTRVTVFNVLRTLEQGAIDTVHRWQYVAPKLPKEIFIRAMLQVKQNSTSGKLAMQVSFICHYLGDSEKLLSLMNQSFPELGLQQSDCFEMSWVESTVFWGNHPIGTPATVLLDRPMGPPDFFKGKSDYVKEPIPKHGIESILDLMLKPGLDKLYMEWNPYGGRMSQISESETPFPHREGNLFLIQYLGYWKEDKAETAHRYLDLISKMYQEMTPFVSKNPREAFLNYRDLDLGANTGNQTNVETARNYGSMYFKENFDRLVRVKTAVDPWNFFKNEQSIPPL